From Bradyrhizobium sp. 4:
GCGACGTGCCGCACGACAAGATCGTTGAGGAGACCATCGAGACGCTACGCGCGCATCTTTGCGGCGAACGGGCGTCCCCGCCACCAGCCGACGTCGCGAGTGCCGCACGATGACCGCGCCTTTGAAACATTCCGATCCTGTCAACGTCGAGGTCGCGCTGGAGAATCGCGCCTATGACATCGTCATCGGCCGCGGCGTTCTGGCTTCGCTCGGCGAACGCGTCGCGCGCCTGCGCCCCGGCGTGCGCACCGCGATCGTGACGGATCGCACCGTCGCGAAATACTGGCTCGAACCCGCCGAGGCCTCGCTCGCAGCCAGCGGCATTGCGACATCGCGCATCGTCGTCGAGGAAGGCGAGATCTCGAAGACCTATGCCGGTCTCGAAAAGGTCAGCGAAGCCCTGATCGCCGCGAAAATCGAGCGCAACGATCTCGTCATCGCGCTCGGCGGCGGCGTGGTCGGCGATCTCGCCGGCTTTGCAGCGGCGATCCTGCGCCGCGGCGTCGATTTCGTGCAGGTGCCGACCTCGCTGCTGGCGCAGGTCGATTCCTCCGTCGGCGGCAAGACCGGCATCAACTCGCCGCAGGGCAAGAATCTGCTCGGCGCCTTCCACCAGCCGGTGCTGGTGATTGCCGACACCGCCGTGCTCGACACGCTGTCGCCCCGGCAATTCCGCGCCGGTTATGCCGAGGTCGCCAAATACGGCGTGCTCGGCGACGAGGCCTTCTTCGCCTGGCTCGAGAAGAACCATTCCGACATCTCCAAAGGCGGTTCGGCGCGCGAGCATGCGATCGCGACCTCCTGCCGCGCCAAGGCCGGCGTGGTCTCGCGCGACGAGCGCGAGACCGGCGAGCGCGCGCTGCTCAATCTCGGCCATACGTTCGGCCATGCGCTGGAAGCCGCGACCGGCTTCTCCGACCGCCTGTTTCACGGCGAGGGCGTTTCGATCGGCATGACGCTGGCGGCGCAGTTTTCGGCGAAGCTCGGCATGATCGGCGAAGCGGATGCGACGCGCGTCGAGCGTCACCTCGTTGAGGCAGGCCTGCCGACGCGCTTGCAGGACATCGCGGGCTTCGCGCAGGAGGGGCTTGCCGATGCCGACGCGCTGATGGCGCTGATGGCGCAGGACAAGAAGGTCGTGCGCGGCAAGCTCACCTTCATCCTGCTGGAGGCTGTGGGACGCGCCGTCGTCGCGAAGAACGTCGAACCGGCTCCGGTGCGCGACTTCCTCAAGGACAAGCTCGCCCACAAGGCGTGACACGCGGTTGAACGGCGCTAAAGCGTTTTCGAGCGAAGTGGGTACCGGTTCGCGTCTAGAAAACGCGTCAAAACAAGAAACCAGAGTGGTTCATGGATTGGCTCGGATTCACCATCGTCATTCTCTGCCTGCTCGTCTCCGGCTTCTTCGCCGCGAGCGAGACGGCGCTGACCGGCGCTTCGCGCGCCAGCATGCTGCGGCTCTCCAAGCAGGGTAATCGCGACGCCGACGTGGTCTCGCAGCTGCTCGACATGCGCGAGCGCCTGATCGGCGCGCTGCTGCTCGGCAACAACATCGCCAATATCAGTGCATCCGCCCTGGCCACCAGCATCTTCACGGCCTGGTTCGGCGACGTCGGCGTGCTCTATGCCACCGGCTTGATGACCGCGCTGGTCGTGATCTTCGCCGAGGTGCTGCCCAAGACCATTGCGATCAACGCGCCCGACCGCATGGCGCTGGCGGTGGCACGCCCGATGCGGCTGACGATGTACGTGCTGGGGCCGCTGCTGCGGATCGTGGAAGTCATCGTGCGGCTGTTGATGCGCCTGTTTGGCCTTGCCGGCGAGCACCAGGCGATCCTGTCGCCGACCGAGCGCCTCCGCGGCGCGGTCGACCTGCTGCACCATGAAGGCAAGTTCGAGAAGCACGACCGCGACATGCTCGGCGGGCTGCTCGATCTGCGCGAGCTCCAGGTCTCCGACGTCATGATCCATCGCACCGAGATGACGATGATCAACGCCGACCTGCCGCCGGAGGATCTGGTGCGCGAGGTGCTGGCGGCCGAATACACCCGCATTCCGCTGTGGCGCGAGAAGCCGGAAAACATCATCGGCGTGCTCCACGCCAAGGATTTGCTGCGCGCGATTCGCGCGGCCGACGGCGAGACCTCGCGCATCGACGTCTCCACCATCGCGCTGCCGCCGTGGTTCGTGCCCGAGATGCGGCCCGTCTCCGAGCAACTCAAGGCGTTCCGCCGCCGCAAGACCCATTTCGCCCTGGTCGTCGACGAGTACGGCGAAGTGGAAGGTCTCGTGACGCTGGAGGACATTCTGGAAGAGATCGTCGGCGACATCTCCGACGAGCATGATGTCGTGGTCGCGGGCGTGCGCGCCCAGCCGGACGGCTCGGTCGTCGTCGACGGCTCGGTGCCGATCCGCGACCTCAACCGCGCCATGGACTGGCACCTGCCTGACGAAGAGGCAACGACGGTCGCCGGCCTCGTCATTCACGAGGCGCGCTCGATTCCCGACCGAGGTCAGAGTTTCACCTTTCACGGCTTCCGCTTCCGCGTCCTCCGCCGCGAACGCAACCGCATCACAGCACTCCGTATTTCACCGGTGCCGCGCGAGACGGAGATGGAGGAAGCCAAGCGGCGGCGGGCCGGGACGTCGTTTTGACGCGGTAGCTGTCATCGTCCGCCTTGTGCGCGCTTGCGCACTGGGGCGGACGATCCGGTACGCCGCAGCGGCTCGATTCTAGCCGCGTCGCCTCGGAGTACTGGATGCCCGCCTTCGCGGGCATGACAGCCGTATCGGCGAGCTAGCTCCCGCCTTCTCCCGGCGCTTGCGCGTGGATCGCCAGTGCGTGCACGCTGCCGGAGAGTTCCGCGGCGAGCGCCGAATTTATCATGCGGTGCCGATCAACCCGGCTCTTCCCTTTGAAGGCGGAAGACACAATATAAACGCGGAAGTGCGTCTCGCCGCTCGGCCGATGGCCGGCGTGGCCCTCATGCAAATGTGACTCGTCGACGACTTGCAGGCTTTCCGGCGTGAAAGCTTCCTGCAACTTGTTGCTGATAGTGTCTCTGATGGCCATCTGGGTCATTACGGTGCGAGATCGCTCTCCGTATTGCATAGGCCGCCTCTGGCGGTCGTTCAAGGACGCCTCAGCATAGTTTCGGCTATGCTTTTCAGCTAATTGCAATGTCAAGACTTGAAGGTTTTTGCATTGCGTAGTCAAAGTCAGCCATGCCGATCGATTCATCAAAGTTCTTCGACTCCATCCGGATCAAGCCGAAAGGCAAGCAGCCGGAAGTGAAGCCGCGCGACGCCGTGGTCAATTGCGAATGGACCGGGTGTCAGAACAAGGGCGCGCATCGTGCGCCCAAGGGTCGCGACAATCAGCGTGAGTACTGGCACTTCTGCCTGAATCATGTGCGCGAGTACAACCAGAACTACAATTTCTTCTCCGGCATGAATGCCGACGCTGTCGCACGCTATCAGAAAGATGCGCTGACCGGTCATCGTCCGACCTGGAAGATGGGCGCCAATGGCGGCGTCAAGAAAGGCGCCGAGGCCGAGATCGACGGTGCCTTCGATCCGTTCAGCATGTTCCAGGAGCTCAACGGCCGAACCGGCTGGCGCGCCGGCCCGCAGGCCGCGCCCAAGGCCGAGACGCGCAAGATCATGAACGCCGAGCGCAAGGCGCTCCAGGTGATGGGCCTCGGCCCCGAGTCCACCCTCGCCGACGTCAAGTCCAAGTACAAGGCGCTGGTGAAGCAGCACCACCCCGACGCCAACGGCGGCGACCGCTCCACCGAGGATCGCCTGATCGAAATCATCAAGGCGTATAATTATCTGAAGACCGTGGTGCGCGAGGCCTGAGGCCGCGCCACTGTCTTCCCTTCTCCCCTTGTGGGAGAAGGTGGCGCGAAGCGCGGGATGAGGGGTTGCTTCCTCAAATTCCAATGCAAGGGATTGTGCGGGGAGAGAACCCCTCACCCGTCTCGCCGCTGCGCGGCGAGCCACCCTCTCCCACAAGGGGAGAGGGAAAGAACGCCGTTCCATCCAGGCTACGTTTCATCACGCCTTCGGCATCGCCCCCATATATGACGAGCTCGGCCGGATCAGCCGCCCCGTCCGCTGTTGCTCGCGCGCATGCGCGGTCCAGCCGGCGGCGCGCGCCACCGCGAAGATCGGCGTGAAGGCCTGCCTCGGGATCGCCAGCGCATCGAGCAGGATCGCGGTGAAGAACTCGACATTGGTCTCCAGCGGCCGGTCCGGATTCTTCTTGCGCAGCGCGCTGCGGATGTAGGCCTCCACCTCGCCGGCAAAGGACAGGTCGGCGCCGTCCGCGGCCAGCGCCTCGATCGCGGTTTTGAGCACGTCGGCGCGCGGATCGCGCACGCGATAGACGCGGTGACCAAAACCCATCATCCGCTCGCCGCGGGCGAGTGCCGCATCCACCCAGGGCTGGATGCGCTCGCGCGAGCCGATGGCGTCGAGCATTTCCAGCACGGGCTCCGGCGCGCCGCCATGCAGCGGACCCGTCAGCGCGCAATAGCCGGCGGTGACGGCGGCAAACAGGTCAGCCTGCGTCGAGGCCACCACGCGCGCGGTGAAGGTCGAGGCGT
This genomic window contains:
- the aroB gene encoding 3-dehydroquinate synthase; its protein translation is MTAPLKHSDPVNVEVALENRAYDIVIGRGVLASLGERVARLRPGVRTAIVTDRTVAKYWLEPAEASLAASGIATSRIVVEEGEISKTYAGLEKVSEALIAAKIERNDLVIALGGGVVGDLAGFAAAILRRGVDFVQVPTSLLAQVDSSVGGKTGINSPQGKNLLGAFHQPVLVIADTAVLDTLSPRQFRAGYAEVAKYGVLGDEAFFAWLEKNHSDISKGGSAREHAIATSCRAKAGVVSRDERETGERALLNLGHTFGHALEAATGFSDRLFHGEGVSIGMTLAAQFSAKLGMIGEADATRVERHLVEAGLPTRLQDIAGFAQEGLADADALMALMAQDKKVVRGKLTFILLEAVGRAVVAKNVEPAPVRDFLKDKLAHKA
- a CDS encoding HlyC/CorC family transporter; translation: MDWLGFTIVILCLLVSGFFAASETALTGASRASMLRLSKQGNRDADVVSQLLDMRERLIGALLLGNNIANISASALATSIFTAWFGDVGVLYATGLMTALVVIFAEVLPKTIAINAPDRMALAVARPMRLTMYVLGPLLRIVEVIVRLLMRLFGLAGEHQAILSPTERLRGAVDLLHHEGKFEKHDRDMLGGLLDLRELQVSDVMIHRTEMTMINADLPPEDLVREVLAAEYTRIPLWREKPENIIGVLHAKDLLRAIRAADGETSRIDVSTIALPPWFVPEMRPVSEQLKAFRRRKTHFALVVDEYGEVEGLVTLEDILEEIVGDISDEHDVVVAGVRAQPDGSVVVDGSVPIRDLNRAMDWHLPDEEATTVAGLVIHEARSIPDRGQSFTFHGFRFRVLRRERNRITALRISPVPRETEMEEAKRRRAGTSF
- a CDS encoding BolA family protein; this encodes MAIRDTISNKLQEAFTPESLQVVDESHLHEGHAGHRPSGETHFRVYIVSSAFKGKSRVDRHRMINSALAAELSGSVHALAIHAQAPGEGGS
- a CDS encoding DnaJ domain-containing protein; the protein is MPIDSSKFFDSIRIKPKGKQPEVKPRDAVVNCEWTGCQNKGAHRAPKGRDNQREYWHFCLNHVREYNQNYNFFSGMNADAVARYQKDALTGHRPTWKMGANGGVKKGAEAEIDGAFDPFSMFQELNGRTGWRAGPQAAPKAETRKIMNAERKALQVMGLGPESTLADVKSKYKALVKQHHPDANGGDRSTEDRLIEIIKAYNYLKTVVREA
- a CDS encoding citrate synthase/methylcitrate synthase, producing the protein MNIHLTKSQIGLDGVPAAETVLSHVDGERGELIIAGEHVGRLASQSSFEGVTARLWNGASTTTLSEANVRASLGAARERAFARLDELLPATRGMGVVDGFRAAVAGLRAEHGLAHEATIVGAFPVIAGALVRRARGLDPVAPDPNASHAADTLRMLHGRAPEPREVTALDAYLVTASDHGMNASTFTARVVASTQADLFAAVTAGYCALTGPLHGGAPEPVLEMLDAIGSRERIQPWVDAALARGERMMGFGHRVYRVRDPRADVLKTAIEALAADGADLSFAGEVEAYIRSALRKKNPDRPLETNVEFFTAILLDALAIPRQAFTPIFAVARAAGWTAHAREQQRTGRLIRPSSSYMGAMPKA